The Thermoanaerobacterales bacterium genome contains a region encoding:
- the spoIIE gene encoding stage II sporulation protein E, with protein MAEWAGVLPRARGGREGAGTAARPRPAGRRRVRLPVLEWYKPAFCLVAFFLGRAILFGELSPFVPAFAGAAVQAFGPRAWLAVAASLLGQATVLHGAALAQALLTVAALGLLLRVASRETASSWWTLPVLTAAPLIVIKTSFAAFGGGTLYSYVAVLLEGLLAGGLAHIFYHAFTCRARPLSGEQLFYLLVVAAGVIAGAGNLAYQMVTLKGVLSKLAILLAAALGGVGAGAAAGAVVGVIPGIAFTGAPAVAGVYAFAGLVGGVGRRYGRPGVAVGFLLGSILLAVSLNEPRGLAGALVEAGVAAAVLALLPRGWLSRLRELLPAGALGGGMDERVKELVRTRVGNWARMFSELSRTFAQVSSPAPELAAEKSLDELLHEVGHRICGDCTLYRSCWQRELPHTRRHLIANIPALEATGRLRPEDLPEDIRKRCVRLKELAVGLGCLYETYRVNQYWYRRLVESREVVAEHLRGVANIMQNLSAELCATAEHAELIDNRLRRKLSRLDVPVNRLEAAPREDGRLEITISCPPCRGELACRYIVAPVVSKVMGQPYAVSMTSCTKMKEAPECTFKLRPALHFRVETGVANVGKDGGQVSGDTYSCLDLPEGKFAMLLSDGMGVGPQAALESGTTISLLEQLFESGFGQDMAVRTVNSILLLRAPDETFATVDITIVDLYSGQAELVKIGAPPSFILSGGAVRVIRGASPPAGILKDIEVSSITRGLAEGDVIVMVTDGLLDVLPGADKEARLTDLIRSLGPLAPQEMADRILLQAQDAAGGLAPDDMTVLVGRIDRLRGTR; from the coding sequence GTCTTGCCAAGAGCGAGGGGTGGCCGGGAAGGGGCCGGGACGGCGGCGCGCCCCCGGCCGGCAGGCCGGAGGAGAGTGCGGCTGCCGGTGCTTGAGTGGTACAAGCCGGCGTTCTGCCTGGTCGCGTTTTTCCTGGGGCGCGCGATCCTCTTCGGGGAACTGAGCCCCTTCGTGCCGGCCTTCGCGGGAGCAGCCGTGCAGGCCTTCGGGCCCCGGGCCTGGCTTGCCGTGGCGGCCTCCCTGCTGGGCCAGGCCACCGTCCTCCACGGCGCGGCCCTCGCCCAGGCACTCCTGACCGTCGCCGCCCTCGGCCTGCTGTTGCGGGTGGCATCCCGTGAAACCGCCTCCTCCTGGTGGACGCTCCCCGTCCTGACGGCCGCGCCGCTGATCGTAATCAAGACCTCCTTTGCGGCTTTCGGCGGCGGCACCCTTTACAGCTATGTGGCCGTGCTGTTGGAGGGGCTGCTGGCCGGCGGGCTGGCCCATATCTTCTACCATGCCTTTACCTGCCGTGCCCGGCCGCTCTCGGGGGAGCAGCTGTTTTACCTCCTGGTCGTCGCCGCCGGGGTCATTGCCGGCGCCGGCAACCTGGCCTACCAGATGGTTACCCTGAAGGGCGTCCTGAGCAAGCTGGCCATCCTGCTGGCGGCCGCGCTGGGCGGCGTCGGCGCCGGGGCGGCCGCGGGCGCGGTCGTCGGCGTCATCCCCGGGATCGCCTTCACGGGTGCCCCGGCCGTTGCCGGGGTTTACGCTTTTGCGGGCCTTGTGGGCGGGGTCGGCCGGCGTTACGGCCGCCCGGGCGTGGCGGTCGGCTTTCTGCTCGGGAGCATCCTCCTCGCCGTCTCCCTCAACGAACCCCGGGGGCTGGCCGGTGCCCTGGTCGAGGCCGGCGTGGCGGCCGCCGTCCTGGCGCTGCTCCCACGGGGGTGGCTGTCCCGGTTGCGGGAACTCCTGCCGGCGGGAGCCCTCGGGGGGGGCATGGACGAGAGGGTGAAGGAACTCGTCCGCACCAGGGTCGGCAACTGGGCGCGCATGTTCTCGGAACTCTCACGCACTTTCGCCCAGGTCTCTTCCCCTGCTCCCGAGCTGGCGGCGGAGAAGTCCCTTGACGAACTCCTGCACGAGGTGGGCCACCGGATCTGCGGCGACTGCACGCTCTACCGGAGTTGCTGGCAGAGGGAACTGCCCCACACCCGCAGGCATCTCATCGCCAACATCCCGGCGCTGGAGGCCACGGGCCGCCTCCGCCCCGAGGACCTTCCCGAGGACATACGCAAGCGCTGCGTGCGTCTGAAAGAGCTGGCGGTGGGGCTTGGTTGTCTCTACGAGACCTACCGGGTGAACCAGTACTGGTACCGCCGCCTGGTGGAGAGCCGGGAGGTGGTTGCCGAGCATCTCCGCGGTGTGGCCAACATCATGCAGAACCTCTCCGCCGAACTCTGCGCGACGGCCGAGCACGCCGAGCTGATCGACAACCGCCTGCGCCGGAAGCTGAGCCGCCTGGACGTCCCCGTCAACCGGCTGGAGGCCGCCCCGCGCGAGGACGGACGGCTGGAGATCACCATCAGCTGCCCTCCCTGCAGGGGGGAGCTGGCCTGCCGTTACATCGTCGCGCCGGTGGTTTCGAAGGTGATGGGCCAACCCTACGCTGTGAGCATGACCTCCTGCACAAAGATGAAGGAGGCCCCGGAGTGCACCTTCAAGCTGCGCCCGGCCCTGCACTTCAGGGTTGAGACGGGGGTGGCCAATGTCGGCAAGGACGGCGGCCAGGTTTCGGGGGACACGTACTCCTGCCTGGACCTGCCGGAAGGCAAATTCGCGATGCTGCTTTCCGATGGTATGGGCGTCGGCCCGCAGGCCGCCCTGGAGAGCGGGACGACCATCTCATTGCTGGAACAGCTTTTTGAGTCCGGTTTCGGCCAGGACATGGCCGTGCGGACGGTCAACTCCATCCTGCTCCTGCGCGCCCCCGACGAGACCTTCGCCACCGTGGACATCACCATCGTCGACCTCTACTCCGGCCAGGCCGAGTTGGTCAAGATCGGGGCGCCCCCCAGCTTCATCCTCAGCGGAGGGGCGGTGCGCGTCATCCGGGGCGCCTCCCCGCCGGCGGGGATACTGAAGGACATCGAGGTTTCCTCGATTACCAGGGGGCTTGCGGAAGGGGACGTGATAGTCATGGTCACCGACGGTCTGCTGGACGTCCTCCCCGGCGCCGACAAGGAGGCCCGCCTGACCGATCTTATCCGCTCCCTGGGGCCGCTGGCGCCCCAGGAGATGGCGGACCGGATCCTGCTGCAGGCACAAGACGCCGCCGGCGGCCTGGCGCCGGACGACATGACGGTCCTGGTAGGCAGGATCGATCGGCTGCGGGGCACGAGGTGA